The genomic region GGGACTACGACACCGTCACGTCATTCGTGCTCAAGCGACCCTTCCTCATCCCCAGCAAGGAACGCTTCGTCTGCGGACACACCGGCAGGTGCTGAGGGGCGCGACGCCGAGTAGTTCTCGACGCCCGGGCCAGCCGCCGCACCTCTCCTGGGTACGCCGACCAGTGCACGCGCTGCGTGCCGCATGACGGACCCGCATTACCCGATCGTCGTCTCGGCGGCACGACTGCATCTTGGAGCGTCGACGGAGTGACAACGGCTTCGACAGTTGGAGAGTTGCACAGATGATTGGCAAGCGCGCTCGTCCAGGGCACCTGTTGCTCGTAGCGCTTCTCCTCGGAAGCGCGGTCAGTGCTGGGGGCACCGCGCCTGCACTGGCCGCGACGGCCCCGTCCCTCGCAGCTACGGTCTCACCGCCTCAGCCCGAGGCCGGCAAGCGCTTTGTCGTGAAGGGCGTGCTACGTGGGGCTGGCGCCGGACGCGTGGTCGAGCTGCAGCGCAAGGTCCGTGCCGGTTGGCGACCGCTCACTCGATCGCACACCGGGGCCAAGGGTTCCTTCGCGATCGGTCTACGAGCCGCTTCCGGCGGTGTCCAGCAGTACCGAGTCGTCACCGTCGCTCACGCTCCTCGACGACGAGTCAGCAGCCGGGTGCTTCGCGTCATGGTGCTGCAGGCGTCCCGGGTGACCGTCAGCGCGCCCCGCTCCGTCAGCACGACAGATCGTCTACCGGTGGTTGCGCGGGTCCGCCCGGCGTCCGTGCGCATGCTCAAGCTCGAGCGTCGCGTGGGCAGGGCTTGGAGCACGGTGGCCGCCGGGAGGACTACCGCGTCGGGGGTCCGCAAGGTGCAGCTGAGAGGACTGACCCCCGGCACGTACACCTACCGGGTCAGCGTGCCAGCTACCGCGCGAGCCGCCGCCGGAACGAGTCGAGTCTTCAACGTGACCGTCGGCCAGGCGAGCGGGCCACCCCCCTCCGCGCCTCCGGCCGCCCAGGCTCCGCCTCCCAACCCTGCCGCCACGGCACCGTTCGCGGTGCGGACGAGCAGCACCGACATCCGTGCGTTCGCGTTCAACGGCTCGGGCTCGAAGGTCCTCTTCCGCGCCCCGGAGGGGACCACATGGAACGCGTCGGTGGACGCGAGCGGCGCCAGCTTCGCCGCCGTCGTCACCGACGTGCGCGGTGGCCGCACTGTCGTCACCGGCGGAGCGACCCCGTCGAGGAGCTTCCCTGTTCCTGCTGGCCGCTGTGTGGATGCCCCGGTCTTCTCCCCTGACAGCACCGCGCTGATGTGGAGCGAGGCCCGCACCGCGAGCCGATTCCTCGACGCCAAGTCCACCTTCTGCAGCGCCACCATCACGACTCATGTCGTCGATCTCGCCAGTGGACGTATCACGAGCGTGGGTGGGGACGAAGGGGCGTGCATCGGCAAGGCGAGCGGCCTCTCGTTCTACGGCACCGGCGACAAGGGCGGGGAGTGGGTCGGTGCCCACTCGTTCCGCTACATGACGGGCCACGTGGTCGAGGTGGGCAACCAGGCCATCGCGGGTCCGGTCTGCGTTGTGGACACACCGGCGCCATGGGAGGGAGGGGGCACGCTCGTCGTGCCTTCGTCGGGCGAGTCGCAGGATGCTACTGCGGAGGCCTTGTCCGAGGCAGACAACTCTCCGCCGAGCCAGCTCGTCATCCAGAGCTCCGACGACCGAGGCGGTGTCAGCAGCGGGGCTCCGCCGGCGGGCACATTCGCTGTGGCCGTTGTCGGTCGAGATTCGTGGTCGCAGCGGATCTACCGCGTCGATCTCACGGACGGGCACCGCGATCTCATCGCTCGTGGAGGAGTCTTGGCGGATCGCCTGGACGAGGCACGCAGGTTCCCGCTCCGGCCGACCTTCATTCCCGACAACGAGCTCCACCGGTCCTGGGCGATCAGCGCAGACGGTCAGACGCTGCTGACGGGGACGGTGTGCTGGTCGGAGTCATCCGAGGCCTGTCCGGCGGGGCGCAGCTACCCGAGCCTCTGGCGCACGGACCTCGGGACCGGCGAGACGCGGCTGCTGAGAAGCGGACTCACACTCGTCGGCATGGAACAGGGAATGCCGGTCCTGCGCGACAGCAGCGACGCGACAGTCAGGACGGACTGGGAAGGACGAGACAGCGTGCCACTGCCGAAGTGGTGGTCGCAGCAGCTCGGCAGTTGGTCCGCCGCTGCCGGCTCTTCGGTGCACCGCGGTGCTCCGGGCATCCTGTACGTCAGTCCTGCCGGTGAGGAGTTCACGCAGCCCGCGGGCGAGTACGGGTACAGCAACGACCTCGCCTACCTCCTGAGCTAGTGGCGCTGGTGCAGGCCCGCGACGAATGCGGAAGAGGGCAGGAGCACGGCCTGCCCCTGAGCAGGAGGCCAGGCTGCCGCAGGGAGGTCAGGGGTGCGTACCCATGGGCTCTGGCGCGCCTCAGCTCAGTGGAGGCTCGGGGCTGACGGGTGGACGGGTAGTCGGCGCGCGGTTGTGCCGCTAGTGGTCGTCCTCGAGCTGGGCGGGTGAGACGAGCCCGATCTGACCGGACGGCGTGGTTCCCCTGTCCACGAGCCGTTCCCTCGAACGTGCGGTCGACGCAGCCGCACGGGTGACCGCGGCCCGAACGTCCTCCACGCCGGTCGCGCCTCCTACCCGCTGCGCCGGGTAGGAGGCGCGCCCGCCGGTCGTGGCGCCGGTCGCCGACGTCCCCGGAAGCCGGCGGCGGCCCTTCGCGGAGCGCCGCCGCCGGCGCCGACGAGCCGGTCGCTGAGCCCGAGCCTCGCGCTGCGCCAGGCCTGCNNNCCTCCTACCCGCTGCGCCGGGTAGGAGGCGCGACCGCCGGATCGCGGCCCGCGGCCGAGGGCACACGGAAGCCGGCGGCGGCNAGCCGCTCCATGAGGTCTCGTGTGGCCGCGACGATCACGTCGCGGGCCGCCAGGTCGGCGGCATCGCCCTTGATCTGGTTGTTCGCCCGGTCGATCAGGTGCTGCAGGTAGCCGATCGCGGCCACCTGGTTGCCCGCACGGGCACGGGCCAGAGCGCGCTCGAGCCGGTCGAGCATGCCCGCGATGACGTGTGCGTTGATCTGCCCCTCGGCGCGGTAGCCCGCGATGAGGCCCGCGAGCTGGCCGCCCTGCTCGTCGACCGAGCGGACGAACTCGCCGTCCGCCGTCGCCGTGACGTCGTCGACGTCGATCGCGAAATCGTAGGCGCCGGCGCCCAGCTCGAACTTCGCGGTCAGCTGGCCGTTGCGCGTGGCCATGCCCTCGAACGAGACGCCGGGGACGTGGTCGAGCTCGCTGACCGTCTTCTCCACCGGCAGGTAGAGCGTCGCGGTCGTGTTCGCCGGCACCGTGGCCTCGTACGAGCTGATCGTGCCGTTCTCCGCCTGCCACCCGGACTCGATGAGGCCGTAGCTGGAGGTGAAGCTGCCCTCGACAGAGGTGGAGTTGCCGCCGGCGACGGGCTGCACGACGAAGTCCTTGTAGCCCTTCCTGCCGTCGGAGGTGATGCCGAGCTGGTACTCGTACATCCAGGACTGGGAGGCGCCGAGGGCGAAGTGGTTCTGCGAGTTCATCTGGCTTGCCGCCCTGGGCGAAGCCGCGCTCGTAGGAGTTCCAGAGCTCCCACATCGTGGTCGCGCCCAGGGTGACCGGGTACAGCCAGCTGGTGTAGTCGTCGCTGCTGAACAGCTTGTACGCCGTCTCGATCTCGCCGTTCTTCGTCAGCGCCGGGAGGATGTTCGGCGTGCCGTTGAAGCCGGTCGTGATCGTGTAGGGCTTGTTGCTCGCCTGGCCGCCCGGCGTCGCGTTCAGCGTGAAGCCGGTCCGCCGAGTCGCTGCGCCAGCGCCACGCCGATCGTCGGGTCCATCAGGCCGGTGGAGAACGCGGCGGCCTCGGACGTCCGCGCCGCTCCCTGGTTGTCGACGACAGTCACGCGCCACCAGTAGTCGGTCTCCGGCCGCAGCGGCTGTGCCGTCCCGGTGCTGCCGTACCTGACGTCGGTCGACTCGTCGGAGGCGACGTGCCGCTGTCCCAGGCGAGGCGCCGGAAGGACCGGTCGGTGGCGACCTCGATGCGGTAGCTCCCCTGCTTCGCGCCGAGGATGTTCGACTCCATGCCCCAGCAGAAGACGGGCTCCGCCTCGTCGATGCCCAGGGGCCGCTCGGTCAGGTGGTTCACCTCCAGGCCCACGACGGACAGCCACGGCTTGACGGACGTCTGCGTCGCCGCGGCGGGGCTCACAAGGACGCCCGACGACCCCACCGACAGAGCCGAGCCCAGCGCCATTGCCAGGCTCGCTGCTTCCTTCACTTCGATCCGCCTTCCGCTACCTGCGCCACGTGTCGGGCGCGCACGACGTGTACGACCGCGCGACCCGTCGGGGCCCGCACTCCATCGACCGGGAGCCGGAGCGAGCAAGGACGGCTCTCATCGCGACGATCCGGGGAAGCCTCCTCGTCAGGAATGGCGGCGATCGGGCGCGTGGCTGCAGGAGATCGTCCGTCGGCAACCGACGGGACCGGATGCCGACCGTTCGCGTTTGTGACGTCATAGGACGCCGCCGACCAGCACAGCAGCCCGCGCTTCCGGCACCGCGTCAGACACTTGGCCGGATGCGGACACTCGATCAGGAGGCCATGCGAGCCCGGCACGGGCGAAGCCCGCGCGGCGCCCGGCCGCGGTGCGCGCGGAATCGGCTGGCGCCCCGCCCGCCCGGCATCGCATCCTTGCCCCGCCGAAGGGCGACGGAGCCCGCACCCGCCCGGGTGCCGGCGCGACGCGTCCGACGGAGGGCCCATGACGGGAGACAAGAGCTTCCTGCTCGTGCACGGCTGGCAGAACCGCCGGCCGCCCGGGCACTGGCAGCACTGGCTGGCCGACCGGCTGAGGGCCGCGGGCCACCAGGTCGCCTATCCGCAGCTGCCCGAGCCGGACGAGCCCGTCCCGGCCGACTGGGCGCGCGAGCTGCGCCGGGGCCTCGCGGCCCTCGCCGGGCGGGAACGGGTGCTGGTCTGTCACAGCCTCGCCGTCGTGCTCTGGTGGCGGGAGGCGTCGACGCTCGGCGAGCTGCAGGCGGACCGCGTGCTGCTCGTCGCGCCTCCCGCGGCCGAGGTGCTGCGGACGCACGCCGCGGTCGCCGCCTTCGCGCCCGCCGGCGTGGAGGAGGAGCCGCTCCCCGAGGACGTTCGGCGACGGGCCCGCCTCGTCGCGAGCGACGACGACCCCTACTTCCCGGGCGGTGCGCAACGGGTCTACGTCGAGCGCTTCGGCCTCGACGCGGACCTTCTGACCGGCGCGGGCCACCTCGACCTGGACGCGGGCTACGGCGAGTGGCCGGGCGTCCTGCAGTGGTGCCTCGACCCGGCCGTCCGCATCACCGGCCGCGGCTGAGCAGCGGTGCCGGCCATGGGAGGGGGCCCGACGGGCCACGCGATGCTCGACGCCGCCCGCGCGGCCCTCGGCGAGCCGCCGCTGCCCCCGGACACCACCGGGGTCTCCGCTATGCCCGGGCTGGGCGGCCCACTGCCCGTGGACGAGCTCGCCTGCGGTGCCGTGCTCGCCCAGCTGCTGGCGGCCCGGCGGCTGAACGGCGGGCGCGGGCCGGTCGAGCTGGACGCGCGTCACGTCGGCTTCGCGTTCCGCAGCGAGCGCCACGTCCGGCTGGACGGGGTGCCCGCAGGCGCGGGCTTCGCGCCCTGGTCGCGCTTCTGGCGTACCGCGGACGGGTGGCTCCGCCTGCACGCCAACTACCCGCACCACGAGCGCGCGGCGCGGCTGGTGCTCGGCGAGGGCTCTCCCGACGCGGTGGCCGCGGCCATGCCCGCCGAGCAGCTCGAGGCAGCGGTCGTCGCGGCGGGCGGTGCCGCGGCCGCCGTCCGGTCGCCCGACGAGTGGGCGCGGCACCCGCAGGGCGCGACGGTCGCGCGGCTCCCGCTGCTGTCCCTGACGAGGGTCGCGGACGCTCCGGCACGGGCCGTCCCGCCGTCCGGGCCGCGTGTCCTCGACCTCACCCGGGTCATCGCCGGGCCGGTGGCCACCCGGACGCTCGCGGCGCACGGCGCCGACGTGCTCCGGGTCGACAGCCCGCACCTGCCCGAGCTGCCGGGGGCACTGCTCGACACCGGCCCCGGCAAGCGCCACACGCTGCTCGACCTGGCCGCCTCCTCCGACCGGGGCATCCTCGAGGAGCTGCTCCGCGCGGCCGACGTGCTGGCCCTCGGCTACCGGCCCGGGGCGCTCGACGCCCACGGGCTGGGCGCCGCCGCGCTCGCGGCCCGCCACCCGCACCTCGTGGTCGTGCGGCTGAGCGCCTGGGGCACGACGGGGCCGTGGCGGCACCGGCGCGGCTTCGACTCGCTGGTGCAAGCGGCGACCGGCATCGCGACGGCGTACGGGGACGACGAGCGCCCGGGGGTGCTGCCGGCGCAGGCGCTCGACCACGGGACCGGCCACCTCGCGGCGGCCGTGGCCCTGACCGCCCTGGCGAGGCGGCGCGACGAGGGCGGCACGTGGCACGGCGAGCTGTCGCTCGCACAGACGGCACACTGGCTGACGGCCTCCGGCGTCCGGGCGACGACGGCGGCGGAGCCCGCAGGGGACGTCACGCCGTACCTCGTGACCCTGCCCTCCCCGCTGGGGAGGGTGACGGTCGTGGCGCCTCCGGGCGCACCGGCCTGGGTACGCGGCCCGGTGCCGGCGGGGCACGACCGGCCGCAGTGGGAGCCCGCGGCACAGGAGGGAGAGCCGGCATGACCGAGCCGGAGGAGGGGCCGGGTCGCCCCGTCTGCGTCGTCACGGGCGGCGGCCGGGGCATCGGCGCCGCGACCTGCCTGCGCCTGGCCGCCGACGGCTGGGACGTCTGCCTCACCTGGGTCAGCCGGCCCGAGCCCGCCAAGGCCGTCGCGGCGGCCTGCCGGAGCCTCGGGGCGAGAGCGCTCGTCCTGCAGGCCGACGTGGCGCGCGAGGCGGACGTGCAGCGGACGTTCGCGGCGGCGGCGGGCCTCGGGCGCGTGCGCGGCCTGGTCAACAACGCCGGCGTCCTCGGCCCCCAGTCGCGGGTGGAGCACCTCGATGCCGCCCGCATCCGGCGCACCCTGGAGGTCAACACCCTGGGCGCGATCCTCTGCGCCCGTGAGGCCGTGCGACTCATGTCCCGTCGGTCCGGCGGGGACGGGGGCGCCGTCGTCAACGTCTCCTCCCGCGCGGCCGTCCTCGGCGCGCCGGACGAGTACGTCGACTACGCGGCCGCCAAGGCCGGGGTCGACGCGCTCACCGTCGGCCTGGCGAAGGAGGCGGCCGCGGACGGGATCCGGGTCAACGGCGTACGCCCCGGCCTGATCGCCACGGACATCCACGCGTCGGGCGGCGAGCCGGGCCGGGTCGCCCGGCTGGCGCCGAGCGTGCCGCTGGCCCGGGGGGGCGAGCCGGACGAGGTCGCTGCCGCGATCGCCTGGCTGCTCTCGGACGACGCCTCCTACGTCACCGGTGCCACGCTGGACGTCTCCGGCGGCCGCTGACCACGGGCCGGGCGGTTGAGCGCCTCGACGGTTGACCGGCCTGTCGGCGGGGATCGTGTCCCGCGCAAGGACGGGTGACGGGTGGAGGGCGCATGCGAGCGATGGTGTACCGCGGGCCGTACCGGGTCCGGGTCGAGGAGAAGGACATCCCGCCGATCGAACATCCGAACGACGCGATCGTGCGGGTGACCATGGCGGCGATCTGCGGCTCCGACCTGCACCTCTACCACGGGATGATGCCGGACACCCGCGTCGGCATGACCTTCGGCCACGAGTTCATCGGGGTCGTCGAGCAGGTCGGCCCGTCGGTGCAGAGCCTGCAGGTCGGCGACCGGGTCATGGTGCCCTTCAACATCTACTGCGGGTCCTGCTTCTTCTGCGCCCGGGGCCTCTACTCCAACTGCCACAACGTCAACCCCAACGCGACGGCGGTGGGCGGCATCTACGGCTACTCGCACACCTGCGGCGGCTACGACGGCGGGCAGTCGGAGTACGTCCGCGTCCCGTTCGCGGACGTCGGCCCCAGCCTCATCCCCGACTGGATGGACGACGAGGACGCCCTGCTCTGCACCGACGCGCTCTCGACCGGCTATTTCGGCGCGCAGCTCGCCGACATCGTCGAGGGCGACGTGGTGGTGGTGCTCGGCGCCGGCCCGGTGGGCCTGTACGCAGCCAAGTCCGCGTGGTTCATGGGTGCCGGGCGCGTCATCGTCATCGACCACCTCGACTACCGCCTGGAGAAGGCCCGCACGTTCGCCCACGCCGAGACGTACAACTTCGCCGAGTACGACGACATCGTCGTGCACCTGAAGAAGATCACCGACCACATCGGCGCCGACCGCGTGATCGACGCGGTGGGCGCCGAGGCGGACGGCAACTTCCTCCAGCACGTCACCTCGGCCAAGCTCAAGCTGCAGGGGGGCTCGCCGATCGCGCTCAACTGGGCCATCGACGGGGTGCGCAAGGGCGGCACGATCAGCGTCATGGGCGCGTACGGGCCGCTCTTCAGCGCGGTGAAGTTCGGCGACGCGCTGAACAAGGGGCTGACGCTCCGCATGAACCAGGCGCCCGTGAAGCGTCAGTGGCCACGGCTGTTCGAGCACATCCGCAACGGCTACATCAAGCCGAACGACATCGTGACGCACCGCATCCCGCTCGAGCACATCGCCGAGGGCTACCACATCTTCTCGTCCAAGCTCGACAACTGCATCAAGCCGATCATTCTCCCGAACGCCTCCTGACCGAAGGGCAGACGACGATGGCCTACACGCCGGAGAAGCCGCCGCTGCCGGAGACGCCGGAGCAGTTGCGCGCCCGCATCCCCGGATGGGGGGTCGACCTCGACCCGAAGGACCGTCCGGCCGTGCCGCGCGAGGTGTTCGACCCCGCTGCCAGTGGCGCCCACTGGGACTTCCCGGAGCGGCAGGAGGAGAAGTGGCCGCGCGAGCGGTCGATCGAGCACAAGTTCCTGACCCCGGTGTTCGGCACCTCTACACCTCCGAAGGGCCTTTCCGGTGTCATCCGCCGCCACGCCTACGCGAAGTACAGCGAGGGGCGCGCGGCCCACTGGCTGCTGCTGATCGCGGCGGACCGGGTCGACCGGACCGAGCACGTGCTCGCGTCGTTCCTCAGCGCCCGCCCGGACAACCCGATCACCGAGACCGGGGTGCTCGGCGAGCCGCGCAGCCACCCCGTCATCAGCCGCTTCGGGCGCAACCGGGCCGACGTCAACCACCAGTGGCTCGACCCGATCCTCGTCGGCGGGCCGTGGGTGCTGAGCGGCGTGGTCGCCTACCGCGCCGTGCGCGGCGTGGCTCGGCGCCTGAGGCGGTAGCGCCCGCCCCGGCTAGCGCCCCGGCTCGGAGAACCGCCAGCCGCTTTCTGCTGCGACGATCTCCGGCCCGCCGATGTCCGCCTGCGGCCGCCCGTCCGGGTCCGAGGCCCGCACCCGCACCCTGCCGCTCGCGCCGGCCGGGACCGTGACGGTGAACGGCAGTACGCCGGTTCCGGGAGCAGGGTTCGGCTGGGTCGCGGGCGACACCGTCACGCCCTCCGGCGGGCCGAACGCGACACTGCCGCCGAGCCGCGGGTCGACGCAGAACCAGAGGGTGACCGCCGTGCCGTAGGGGTGCTCCTCCCCCGTCCAGTGGAAGCCGACCGCGGCTGCGGCGTCCGTGCCCTGCAGGGAGACGTGGTTGCAGTCGGCGGGCCGCGTGGGTGCCATTGCCGTCCCGCCGGCGCGGTCCTGCGACGTGCTGGTGTCTGAGCCGGTGCCGCATGCCGCCAGCACGAGCGCGACGGCGAGCGGGAGGGCGGCAGGGGCACGGCGCACCGCGCCATTGTGGGTCCGGCCCCGTCGCCGCGCGGCGACGGGGCCGGAAGCTCTAGGGGACGACGCGGTAGCTCAGCTGCACGCTGAACCCGACCGGGCCGTCGACACGGCCGTGCAGCGGGTGCCACTGCCCGTCCTGGTTCCGGGTCGGCGCGGACGCCCACGCGGTCGCCCAGTCGGCCTCGCTGTCACTGCCCTGGCCCCACTCGGCGCCGAGGCCGTGCACGCACAGCTGGAAGAAGTCGCAGTCGTCGTCGTACATCTCGACCGCCGCCGTGACCGTGGACGCGGTGTTCGGCACGGTGAGCATTAGCCCGTGCAACGACGTGTCGACCCCGCTGAGGCCGTCCCCGTCGACCTGCCTGCTCTCGTCGATCGTCAACTGCGCGTCGCCCGCGCGGCCGTACACGCTCATGTCGCCCGCCGACCAGAAGTCGCTGTCGTTCCAGACGTCCGCGGTGTCGAACCGCACCTCGACCCGTCCGCGCTGGGTGCTCACCGTGCCCTGGCGAGCGACGGCCGCACCAGACGCGTCCAGCACCGAGGCCCACCAGGTGTAGTCGTTGGCCGGGTGCAGGCCGGCCACGCTCAGGACGTGCGTCGTGGCCGGGGCGCTCACCACCGTGGCGCCCGCGACGCCGCCCTGGGAGTCGAACAGGTAGTAGTAGACGGTCGTGGGGACGTTGGTCTGCAGCGTGGTCGTGACGTTGCTGGGGCCGGCACCGGTCTGTGCGGAGGTGATGCACACCCCGGTCTTGCAGGTGTCCGCGTGCGCGACGCCGGTCGCGGCGAGCGAGGCCGACAACGTCGCGAGCACGAGGGCGATCGCGGAGAAGATCCTGAGCACGGGCCGCTGGGCGGCAGGTCGGTTCGTCATGGTCACAGGACACCCCGCCCGCTCCCGGCTCGGCAGAGCACTCGTTGCTCAGTCGCGTCGGGCAGCGAGGGCAGGGTGAGCAAGGAATGCTCAGGCCCGGGCCGCCCGGCGCGTGGTGCAATTCCCCGAGCGGCGGAAGAGCGGCAGAAGGAGGCGGACCGCATGACGACGAGGCAGCCGCAGGAGCAGGGCGCCCGGGAGCCGACCGGAGGGCCCCACCTCGTCGGTCACGAGACGAGGGACAGCCTCTACGACCGGCTCGGCGGCGCTCGGGGGCTCGCGACGGCGGTGACGGTGTTCTACTCGCGGGTCGCGGAGGACCCGCTGCTCGCGCCGTGGTTCGCCGACGTCGACCTCCGTCGGCTCAGAGCTCACCAGCACGCCTTCCTCACCAGCGTGGTGGGCGGGCCGGACGTCTTCACGGGGCGGTCGCCGGCTGCGGCCCACGCCGGGCTCGCCGTCACGGGCACCGCGTTCGACGCGATCGTCGAGCACCTCGCGGCGACCCTGCGCGACCTCGACCTCGACCCCGAGGCGGTCGCCGACGTCGTCGAGCGTGTCGAGTCGCTGCGCGGCGAGGTCGTCGAGGGCTCCTGACGAGGGACGCGGGCAGGCGCCGAATTCGGCTGCACGGCCGGGACAACTACGGCAAAGTGTGCGCGTGTCGTCGGAGAGCGCGGCTGCCGGAGCGGGCGTGCGTTGTCACGCCCACGCCGGCGCGTACGCCACCGCCGCGCCCGCCAGCCTCGGCTCCGCGCCCGCTGCCGGCGGGCAACCCAAGTGGCCTCTCGTCGGGCGCGACGGCCTGCTCGAGCAGGTCGAGGCCGCGCTGCGGCGGCCCGGCCTCCATGCTGTGCTGCTGCACGGCCCGGCGGGCGTCGGCAAGACCCGGCTGGCGCAGGAGTGCGCCACGCGGTTGGAGGGGGCGTACCCCGTCTTCCGGATCACCGCGACCCGCAGCCTCGCCGCGGTGCCGCTCGGGCCGCTCGCCGGGCTGCTGACCCTCGGCGAGGTGGACCTGGACCCGCTCACGACCGACGCGGTGCGCCTGTTCGCCCACGCGCGCCGCGTGGTCGCCGACCTCGCCGGCGGCGCGCGGCTGCTGTTGCTGGTCGACGACCTGCCGCGGCTGGACCCGCTGTCGCTGGGCGTCCTCGTCCAACTGCTCGAGGAGGGGCTGGCCGTCCTGCTCG from Motilibacter aurantiacus harbors:
- a CDS encoding alpha-L-rhamnosidase C-terminal domain-containing protein, whose translation is MNSQNHFALGASQSWMYEYQLGITSDGRKGYKDFVVQPVAGGNSTSVEGSFTSSYGLIESGWQAENGTISSYEATVPANTTATLYLPVEKTVSELDHVPGVSFEGMATRNGQLTAKFELGAGAYDFAIDVDDVTATADGEFVRSVDEQGGQLAGLIAGYRAEGQINAHVIAGMLDRLERALARARAGNQVAAIGYLQHLIDRANNQIKGDAADLAARDVIVAATRDLMERLAAAGFRVPSAAGRDPAVAPPTRRSG
- a CDS encoding RBBP9/YdeN family alpha/beta hydrolase, which gives rise to MTGDKSFLLVHGWQNRRPPGHWQHWLADRLRAAGHQVAYPQLPEPDEPVPADWARELRRGLAALAGRERVLVCHSLAVVLWWREASTLGELQADRVLLVAPPAAEVLRTHAAVAAFAPAGVEEEPLPEDVRRRARLVASDDDPYFPGGAQRVYVERFGLDADLLTGAGHLDLDAGYGEWPGVLQWCLDPAVRITGRG
- a CDS encoding CoA transferase; translation: MGGGPTGHAMLDAARAALGEPPLPPDTTGVSAMPGLGGPLPVDELACGAVLAQLLAARRLNGGRGPVELDARHVGFAFRSERHVRLDGVPAGAGFAPWSRFWRTADGWLRLHANYPHHERAARLVLGEGSPDAVAAAMPAEQLEAAVVAAGGAAAAVRSPDEWARHPQGATVARLPLLSLTRVADAPARAVPPSGPRVLDLTRVIAGPVATRTLAAHGADVLRVDSPHLPELPGALLDTGPGKRHTLLDLAASSDRGILEELLRAADVLALGYRPGALDAHGLGAAALAARHPHLVVVRLSAWGTTGPWRHRRGFDSLVQAATGIATAYGDDERPGVLPAQALDHGTGHLAAAVALTALARRRDEGGTWHGELSLAQTAHWLTASGVRATTAAEPAGDVTPYLVTLPSPLGRVTVVAPPGAPAWVRGPVPAGHDRPQWEPAAQEGEPA
- a CDS encoding SDR family oxidoreductase, with the protein product MTEPEEGPGRPVCVVTGGGRGIGAATCLRLAADGWDVCLTWVSRPEPAKAVAAACRSLGARALVLQADVAREADVQRTFAAAAGLGRVRGLVNNAGVLGPQSRVEHLDAARIRRTLEVNTLGAILCAREAVRLMSRRSGGDGGAVVNVSSRAAVLGAPDEYVDYAAAKAGVDALTVGLAKEAAADGIRVNGVRPGLIATDIHASGGEPGRVARLAPSVPLARGGEPDEVAAAIAWLLSDDASYVTGATLDVSGGR
- a CDS encoding zinc-dependent alcohol dehydrogenase gives rise to the protein MRAMVYRGPYRVRVEEKDIPPIEHPNDAIVRVTMAAICGSDLHLYHGMMPDTRVGMTFGHEFIGVVEQVGPSVQSLQVGDRVMVPFNIYCGSCFFCARGLYSNCHNVNPNATAVGGIYGYSHTCGGYDGGQSEYVRVPFADVGPSLIPDWMDDEDALLCTDALSTGYFGAQLADIVEGDVVVVLGAGPVGLYAAKSAWFMGAGRVIVIDHLDYRLEKARTFAHAETYNFAEYDDIVVHLKKITDHIGADRVIDAVGAEADGNFLQHVTSAKLKLQGGSPIALNWAIDGVRKGGTISVMGAYGPLFSAVKFGDALNKGLTLRMNQAPVKRQWPRLFEHIRNGYIKPNDIVTHRIPLEHIAEGYHIFSSKLDNCIKPIILPNAS
- a CDS encoding group I truncated hemoglobin; translation: MTTRQPQEQGAREPTGGPHLVGHETRDSLYDRLGGARGLATAVTVFYSRVAEDPLLAPWFADVDLRRLRAHQHAFLTSVVGGPDVFTGRSPAAAHAGLAVTGTAFDAIVEHLAATLRDLDLDPEAVADVVERVESLRGEVVEGS